Proteins encoded together in one Anoplolepis gracilipes unplaced genomic scaffold, ASM4749672v1 Contig18, whole genome shotgun sequence window:
- the LOC140675763 gene encoding uncharacterized protein: protein YTDTDSLICHIECDDVYENMERDISRFDTSDYAIDNAYGIPLVNKKVPGLMKDENNGTIMTEFVGLRAKMYALRVDGKKDTKKVKGVKSNVVARTITFDDYTRCLNEETEITRSQSYIRSKLHDVYTIRETKIALSPYDDKRYIVPTTTDTLPWGHYKIPL from the coding sequence TACACTGATACGGATAGTCTTATATGTCATattgagtgcgacgatgtgtacgagaatatggaACGCGATatcagcagatttgatacgagcgactatgcgatagacaatgcgtacggtataccgctcgtgaataaaaaggtaccgggtctaatgaaggatgaaaacaacggtaccatAATGACCGAATTTGTCggacttagagcaaaaatgtatgcattGCGCGTAGATGgtaagaaggatacgaaaaaggtaaaaggcgtcaagagtaacgttgttgcaagaacgataacgtttgacgattacacgcggtgtttgaacgaagagactgaaataacgcgtagtcaatcgtatataagatcaaaattgcaCGACGTATATaccattcgcgaaacaaaaattgctctaagtccgtacgacgacaagcggtatatcgtacctacaactactgatacgttaccgtggggacattataagatacctttataa
- the LOC140675764 gene encoding uncharacterized protein — protein sequence MENVQQKERDLLERSHQVTTLGEYFGWLQHCEEFIEELEERSRVKRPRLSIGNRQSLVTRIARLEGAKTRLQRQFIPSSGDYNSENNSERLIWREIDTAFESRILTGAVINYNHIEPRQFLEDASDIVLEHVRDVMQKHNSVKVNTVFNGEFVAGDKHANKSINTRNCELLHTSDLREWYERRVEPILASLEEFQKRDSGWALSRILNLIVNINKYNPMRAGCYVQLSRKIIMKRAVVNAQSKDNACFAWAVVAALYPAERCTHRQSSYPHYTTILNLQDIEFPVTLNQIKKFEIYNDISINVYSFENENIVPIHLTEQKRDKHINLLYVQDAQDIGHFAWIKNLSRLVSMQLSKHKTKKYICDRCMHYFHSVEKLQSHTFFSVRMNRSTTDVFNTEYVE from the exons atggaaaacgtgcagcagaaagaacgcgacttgttggagcgttcccaccaagtcaccacattgggtgaatattttggatggctgcagcattgcgaggagtttatcgaagagcttGAAGAACGCAGCCGTGTCAAGCGTCCGCGACTTTCAATCGGAAATAGACAATCTTTGGTGACAAGAATTGCGCGACTCGAGGgtgcaaaaactcgattgcAGAGACAGTTTATACCCAGTAGTGGTgattataatagtgaaaatAACTCGGAGAGACTCATATGGCGAGAGATTGATACGGCGTTTGAGAGCCGCATCTTGActggtgcggttataaattataatcacatcgaacctcgtcaatttttggaagatgcgagtgacattgtgctcgagcacgtgcgagacgttatgcaaaaacataacagtgtgaaagtgaatacagtgtttaacggcgagtttgtggcgggcgataagcatgccaataaatcaatcaatacgagaaactgtgaactcttacatacatccgatttacgtgagtggtatgagcggcgagtcgagccaatccttgcatcgctcgaagaatttcagaaacgcgatagcggatgggcattatcgcgtatactaaatttgattgtaaatataaataaatataatcctatgcgcgccggatgttacgtgcaattatcgcgaaagataataatgaaacgagcagtggttaacgcgcaatctaaagacaatgcatgttttgcgtgggcggtagtggctgctctgtatccagCTGAAAGATGCACACACAGACAATCATCGTACCCGCATTATACAACAATACTAaatctccaagatattgagtttccagtcactcttaatcaaattaaaaaatttgaaatttataatgacatttcaatcaacgtgtacagttttgaaaacgaaaacattgtccctattcaccttacggagcaaaagagagacaagcacatcaacttgctctacgtgcaagatgcgcaagatatcggacattttgcatggatcaagaatctatctagacttgttagtatgcaactcagcaaacacaagactaaaaaatatatctgcgatcg atgcatgcactattttcactcggtcgagaaattgcaatcacataca TTCTTCAGCGTGCGAATGAATCGCTCGACGACAGACGTCTTCAATACCGAATATGTGGAatag